AGCCATCGATACCTGCCAAAGAAGAGCGAACCACCCAATATGAAATAGAAATACATCTCGTAGTTCATCGTCCAGCCGACATGCAACACCGCGCCACCGAAATAGGGTGCGCCAGCCGCGTAATCCAGAGGTAAAAATAGCATCGAACGCAGAATCCCTACCGCCGTCCAGGCATGTAATTCCCAATCGGCAATCAGGCTGGCATTCATGTGTTTTCGCACAATCACTTCTGTCAGGCAAAATAAAAGCGTGATGACGAAATACGTAGGCCAAATCCTGAAAAAACGATTGATCCAGAAGCGGAAAGTATTCTCCAGGGAAGGTTCCTTGTTTTGCGTGGAAAGCACCATGACAAAACCGCTCAGCATGAAAAATAAATCCACGGCGGCAGGTCCGGACGCGAAGAACCATTGTGATGTGGCATTATTAGGTCCGACAGGTACATGCGACGTAGTATGGTAAATTGCGACAACAATAGCAGCCAGGCCGCGTAGTGCCTGGATAAATGGTATCTGGATCTGGTCCGTAGATTTCATCGTGACAATGGAGAGTAAAGGTTATGCAGATCAGCCCCATAGCGTGAGGGCTGACAACGCGGCGGCAACGTCCGGCTACCGCGTGCCATTCATTCAGCGAATCAGCTTGCCGATAGTCATGAAAATAATACGCACATCCAGCGCCAAGGAGCGCTGACGTACATACTCTTCATAAAAGCGCAGCTTGACCGGCATAACTTCCTCGATGTAGGTGCGCTCCGGGTCGGCCGATTCACCCAGCAGGCGATTTTCATCACGATACGTGATCGACGCGAGGTCCGTAATTCCTGGCTTGACGGAAAGTACCAGCTCGCGTTGCGTACTCGTGTACAGCGCCACATACTTCGGCACTTCCGGCCGCGGCCCGACCAGGCTCATATCACCGATGAGCACATTGAGCAGTTGCGGCAACTCGTCAAGTTTGTAGTGACGCAGCCGGTGTCCGACACCAGTGATGCGCGCGTCGCGCCCGACGGTGATCTGCCCCTGCGCTTCCGTGCCAACCGTCATCGTACGGAACTTAAAAATACGAAACAGGACACCATGCTGCCCCACCCGTTCTTGGCGAAAAAACACCGGTCCCGCGGAGTCCAGTTTCACCCATACGGCAATCAGCACCAACAACGGCGCCAGCAGCAGCAAACCGCACAGCGCCGCGATGACATCGAAAATACGTTTGATCAACACAGCAACTCGCGCAGCGTGCGGATCACCCGTTCCTGGTCCTCATCCGTCATGGCAGTATACAAAGGCAAACTGACCATCGCATGATAGGCCGCCTCCGCCTCGGGGAATTGTTCCGGCGCAAGATGATAGGTATCACGCCAGTAAGGATGACGGTGCAACGGAATGTAATGGACGCTGGTGCCAATACCGTGGTCGGACAGCTTCTGGATCAGCTCATTGCGGCCAATCGGCGCCGCAGAGGTCAAGCGTACGACGTACAGGTGCCAGGCATGTTCGCCACCATCAGCAGCCTCGGCCGGCAGCAGCAACGGCAGATCCGCCAGCCCCTCAAAATAGCGCCGCGCAAGTTGCTGGCGGCGGGCCGAAAACGCATTGATCTTGCGCAACTGATGGATGCCCATCGCTGAAGCGATATCGGTCAGATTGTATTTGTAGCCAGGCGCAACTACTTCATAGGCCCAGGCCGGGGTCTTCGAGACGAAACGATCGAAGGCATCGCGGCTGATGCCGTGAATACGCATCATCTTGATGCGGGTGGCGATGTCAGCGTCGCGCGTGACGACCATGCCACCCTCACCTGTAGTCATCGTCTTGTTGGCATAGAAACTGAACACGGTGACGTCGCTGTCCAGGGTACCGATCAAACGTCCTTTATAGCGCGTTGGGAACGCATGCGCAGCATCTTCGACGACACGCAATTTGTGTTCACGCGCCAACGCCAGAATGGCATCCATGTCGCAGGCCAGGCCGGCGTAGTGAACAGGCATGATGACTTTCGTGCGTGGCGTAATGGCCGCACGAATCGCCTCCAGCGACAGGTTCAGCGTGACCGGGTCGGTGTCGACAAAAACCGGATCGGCCCCCATGTAACGCACGACTTCCGCCGTGGCGGTAAACGTCATGGTTGGCACAATCACTTCATCGCCAGGACCGACGCCGAGCGCCTCCAGGGCCAGGTGCAAACCGGCGGTGGCCGAATTGACAGCGATCGCCTCGACACCATCGCCGATATAGGCGGCGAAATCCTGTTCGAACTGCTTGGTCTTCGGGCCCGTCGTGACCCAGCCGGAACGCAGACATTCGACTACGGCGGCAATTTCATCGTCACCGATTTCAGGTAATGCGAAGGGCAGGAATTTTTGTTCTGTCGTCAAAATAAATACCTCAGGTTGGCATAACGAACGCCCTTTACGGCGCCTTAGTTATGCGATCAATGAAACGATTCTATCGGCAGGCGTCGATGAAGCGCTGGGCCAGCACGGGATAGGTATGGTTTTCCAGCACAAACCGCCGGCCCTTCTGGCCCATGTCCGCCCGCTCCTCGTCGCTTAATGCCAGCAGGCTTTCAATGGCATGCACCAGCGCAGCCGGATCGCCAGGAGAAATGGTCAGTCCGCAGCCGGCTTCACCGACCGGGTCGTTGCCCGACTCAATGGCCTGAATGATCGGTTTGGCGGCCATCATATAGTCCATCATTTTATTTGGACTGACCCCAAAACGGTAAATAGGCACCCGTTGCGAGCCGATGAATACCACATCCATCTTTTCCAGCAGGGCCGGGATCGACTGTTTCGGAACAGGATCGAAAAAGTGCACATTATCGAGCTTGAACTCGGTCTTCATGGCCAGCAGCTTGCGTTTTTCCGAACCATCACCGACCAGGACAAAGACCACTGGCCGGTCAGCCAACAGGCGCGCCGCCAGAAGGACATTGTCCATCGCATTGGCCGGGCCATGCGAACCGGCATAGCCGACCACGCGCGCCCCGCCCCGTTTGAGCGCGTCGATCTGTTCAAGCACCGGCAAGTTTGGCGCCTGTTCGGGCGCACGCCATTCATCGACGTCAATGCCGTTCGGGACATAGGCAAATTTCTCACGCGCCATGCCATGTGCCATCATGTGTTCGAGCGCCTTGGGCAGCATGGAAACCACCTTGTCAGCAGTGCGGTATGCCCAGTTCTCGGCGTACTGCAATAGCATGATGAATGGATGGCGCGGCGACATGCCACCTAACTCAATAGGGCTGAGCGGCCACAGGTCGTGTACCTCGAAACATAGTTTGGCACCGCATTGAGCGGCGATGCGTTTGGCCGGAAAGATATCGAGCGGGTAGGTCGAAGACGCGATCACCAGATCTGGCTTGACCAGTTTGCCGATGCGTCGCCCGTAGAACAGCATCTGCGCCACAAAGGAAAACATGTTGAGTACGCGGCCGCTGCCATTCCCGTCGTATTTCGGGCTACGCAGCCAACGGTATTCGATACCATCCACCTCTTCACGCGCAAGAGCACGGTCAACCACAGGATTGGTGCGGCGCAGGTGCGAGAAATCCGCGCCGACGATAGTCACATTGTGCCCCTGCCTGACCCATTCACGGGCAAGATAATAGGGACGGTATTCCATGCCGTAATGGGGATTACCGGCATAGTGATTGATCAACAATATATTCATGAAAACAGTCTAAGGACTTTTTTTGATCAAGGGGCGAGCTGGATTGCCAGCCACGGTTATTCCGGCCTCGACGTCTTTCACAACCACGGCGCCTAATCCAACCACCGCTCCAGGTCCAATCTTGCGCTTCTCGAGAATGGAGGCATTCGGCGCAATCCAAGCGCCGGCGCCGATCACTACGCTGCCGCTCACTTCGGCACAGGCAATCACCATCGCATCGGCACCAACTTCAACATTGTGAGCAATGTGCACATGATCGTCGATCTTGCAGCCATCCATCAGTACGGTATTGCCGATGGTGCCGCGGCATACTGTCGTGAGGCTACCAACTTCGACGTCGTCACCAATGATGACACTTCCCAGATGGGGGATACGAATCGGCCGTCCGGATGCATCGGACTCGAAACCATAGCCTTCTTCGCCGATCACAGCGCAAGACTTGATCAGGCAGTTACGGCCGATACGTACGCCATCGGCGATCACGACATTATGATAGATCTCCGTACCCTCACCGATTTCCACACCATTGCCGATCACCGTATTGCGGCCGACACGTACGCTAGGGTGGATACGCGGTGGTTCCGTGTGCTCGCAAAAGCCGATCTTGACTTGCAGCAGGCGCAGTGCCAGCGCAAAATCGAGGCGTGGATTATCGGACTCGATCAAGGCCAGGCCATCCCGCGCCATGGAAAGCGGACCGATTACCGTGCAGGCGACGGAGCCGAGTTCACGGTCCGCCTTGGAAAATACCAATGCACCTTCCGTGACGTGATCGACCGAACGAATTTCCATGATAGGCAGGTCGCTGCCGTGCAAAGTACGGCCCAGTGCCGAGGCCAGCCAGGCTGCCGTGGCGGGGCGGTTTAAGCGATTATCCATCGGATCACCTCAAATGATTCTGCATATTGCGTACCGATCTGGGTACCACGGAAAACGGCCTGGCTCTTCACCACCTCGGCAGAAGCGTACACGCGATGTGCCTGCGATTGGTAGCGCGCCAGCGACTCCACCTTCTTGCCCACATCCTGCTCACTAAGGTGTACGAAGCAGCTCGTGCGGAAATCGAGATTGTTCCATGGCACTTCATAGCCAAGCATGGTGGTACGCTTGAATGCGCGGAAACCTTCATGCGCAATCACATGGTGATCCTGATGGGTATCGTTAGGACTAGGTAAAAATACCAAATCGGGCTGCAGCTCGCGATTCAGCTTGACCATTTCGTCGAGAATAGCCTGACGCTGCTCGGGGAATTTGCGAACTTCGAAATCGAGCACGATACAATCTTCAGGAGCGATACCCAACACCAAGGTGGCTTCCTTGACTTCCTTGCGCAAGATGTCACGCGGCAAATGGGGTAACACCGATTGCTCCGCTGCAGAAAATGCCACGTATACGGCACGCCAGCCTTCGCTGACATATTTCGCAATCGTTCCGCCACAGCCGAATTCGCCGTCGTCGGTATGCGGTGCAAGCACCAGCAAAGTTTTTACTCTATGGATATCAGCCATGTAATCTGCACCTTCAATAAATTATTAGAAACGCCGCACTTGGCACTGGCCGTGACTCCTACTTGGAAGCATTACAACAGCATCGATAATAAACCCGAAGCCTTCCGACACGCCAGCGCCGTAGATCTACTTACGCCGCCACAGTCTGTCTATAGGCATCGCGCATCAATGTCACACAATGATCCCAGGAAAATTGCTGGCACACCCTGGCACGTCCTGCCACGCCAAGACGGTTGCGCAAGGCACTATCTTGCACCAGCAGGTATAAGGCGTCTGCCAGCGCTTGCGGGTTTTCGTTTGGAATGATCAAGCCCGTTTCATTTTCGGCTACCACCTCCGGCAACCCTCCCATACGCGATACCACCACCGGCAATGCACAGCTCGACGCTTCCAGAATCGCCACGCCGAAGCTCTCACTGTCGTTGCGGCTCGCCGCCACATAGATATCGAGGCGGTTCAACCAGTCCGGTACGGCTGTGTGGTCAACCTGACCCGCGAAGGTAACACTGGCTTCAAGTCCCAGCTGCGCAACCAGCGCCTGCAACACTGCAGTCTCGCCCCCACCACCGACCAGCAACAGTTCAAGACGCCCGAGCAAATCATCTGCTTTTTCGTCTTGCAAGCGTTGCCTCAATAACGCATAGCCATGGATGAGAATATCGATACCGTACTTTTTCGCCATCGTCTTGACGGTGCCAATCACCAGGCGCCCGTCAGCTGCTCTCGGTACTGGCACGAATCGCGCGGTGTCGATACCGAACGGCGTGACAAAAATCGGGGCCAACTCGGGACACAACGAGCGCGTCTGCTCCGCCATGACATGGCTCGTGGAAGCGATGCGGCCGGCAGCCCTCAAATTGCGCTTGATCAACCACATCTTGAACCGCGACTCGTAGGGGAATTCGTAGACGTCCGCCCCCCATACCGACAACAGCGAAGGTCCGCGCCAGACCCCTGCCATCAAGGTGCCGTAACCGCTGGCATAATGGCAATTAAGCAAATCCGGCGACATCTCTGCAAGCACCTTGCCCAAGGCGCGCCGATTCAGGAAATAGCCCTTTCCGCCACGGTAAGGCAGCAGATGAACGCGTACGCGATCAGAGTACTGATGAACATCAAAATCGTGCTGAGTGACCAAGTGTACTTCGATATCCTGCTGTGCCAGTGCATTGCACCAGCGGCTAACATGAATAGAATTGGCTGGTCCAAGAATGGCTATTTTCATATTTCGTTTTTGTTGTTGTCGGTTTTTTGCCAATGTGGCGCCCCTCTGGCGGTCCACTCCATCAACCGGCAAATCAGGTAAATAAGAGGCAGCGGATAAATAATATAACCGAGGCCAATCACGATATTTCCACGAGCAATCATCAGCAATGCTGGCAGCCCAAGTCCAAGAAGGATTGCCGTCATGGCTGGTGGCGCCCGCTGCAGCAACGACTCAAATACCGTCAGTAAAAATGCGAATAGCAACGGGTAAAGAAGGGCACCGAACCAGCCAGCGTTGAGCAGCGCATCACCCCAAATCAAAAAGTGAAGGGACCCGGGAATACCTTGATGCGAACTATCGATCATTTCTGTTAACCAAGGATTATCGTTGAATAATCCATCGTTCAAGGCGGCGGTCCAGACCTGATAGGTTACGTCCAACGGCTTGAGGGGAATATCGGCCAGTTCGCGCGGCAACAGAATAAGCAAGGCCCGATGCAAGGTGGGCATTGGACCAGCACTCCAGCCTTCGAGGTACTTGTGTACGATGTAAAAGTAATACTTCATGATATTGTCTTCGCCGCCGAAAAGACCGCCCCCGTCAACGGAGCTGCCAATCGCATCGAGCAGGCTTGAAAAATCCATGCTCAGCATAGCGCTCAAACCGATGCCACGCGCAGCGCGCGACAGTACATGCATCGACAGCGCGGCCACTGCGCCACCGAGCAAAACGTACAAGCGGCGAGAAAAACTGATGCGATCAGATAAAAACAATTCATAGTAGAAATAGCCACCAAGACAGAACAACATGGCCCGCGAGCCGGTTACCATGAAGACGCCCAAGCAGCAAAGCACCAGCAAAACAAATCTGATGCGGCTTTTATAGAACACGGGAGCAAGGGAGAATGCCACGAGTCCCAGCAAATTGGATACGCCATCAAGCAAAGTGAGGCCTTCGCTGCGCTGCTCCGACCAATTGAGCATCAAGAAATCGAGGCCATTACGGGCCTTGATTAACGCAATGATGACAAATATCCCGGTAACCAGAAAAAAGAGCCGTTTCCAAGCTTGTTCGTCAAAAACCAGTTTCCGATAAGAGCTGCCGCGCGGCAGAAGCCAACCGCCCAGCAGGTATAGAAACACGCAGAACAAGACATTACAGGCAAAAAGAAACAGCATGCCGGCGTACAGCACCCGAGTACCATAGGCCGCTTCAATGGATGCCTCGTTGATTGATAGCGTGTAATAAAACAATGCCATCAATAAAATAGCATAGTAGCGGGATTTCGATATCGAATACAGAATACTGGGCACAAGAACCAATGCCGACAGGAAAGAGATCATGGTAAAAGCGAATCCTGGTCAGGTATGCAAGGCCGATGGAAAGCCAATCAGGCGGCCATAACTGCAGCTAAAAATATTCTTAAGGCAATATGCCATATAAGCGAAACAGCACACCTCTCCAGCGACCCAACACAGGGCGATGTCACGGGCGCTGGTCGGCCGCAAAACAAGAATGGCCAGAACAATGAAAACCGAGCGCACGATATTGGCATAAGCAACACTCTGGTGATGTCCCTGTGCCATCAACATCGGCGGCAAGATACGATTGTGCAGCCAGAAAAAACTGGCGCCAATGAAGCAAAGTGCAGAAGCACCTGCAGGGGCGAAACCGGCGCCAAAAACCATGGAAATCATCGGTGGCAGCGCTAACCATCCGAGAGGAAGAGCAAGTATGCCCAACAGGCTGCAACCGAGCGCCAGCTTTTCATATTCGGCCTGCGCAACGGCGCCGTTACCCTTCTTCGACCAATGGTTGTATAGCACCGGCGCGACCATATTCAAGGCAGTCACCATGGCATTCAAAAACAGCAACGACATACCAAAATAGCCAGCCTCAGTATGGCTGCCCGCAGCCCGCGCCAACATCCAGAAAGTCAGTGCAGGTACAATTGTAGTGGTAATAGCTGGAATGAAAGACCAAGCGCCCTCTTTCATCAAGATACGGCAGTCGGCCCCCAACGCTCCCCCTCCACGCAAGTCGAAACCTGCCGTTCGCCCTACTTCGGCGCTGGCGCACAAGGCAGCACAAACGAAACTCCACATGAGCAATTGGGGCAGTATGGTGAAGTCGTTACCTATGCCAAGAAAAAATATCAGCGGCAGGCAAATCAAGCCGGGGCTTGCTGTAATCAGATTAAACAGCAGAGGGCTGGAGTTACTCAGAGCAACGGCGCGGAATAAACCGTGCAGCACCATCGCCAGCGCACAGGCACACATCAGCCAGACATCGCGCAGACTTAATGCTGTCGCCTGAGCTAAATAATTTCCCCCAAACGCTCCCAGCAGCAGCAATAGCGCTGCCAGAGCCAGGCCATAGTGCACGATCAATCCCGCAGCGCGGCGCGCACTGATCCGCCCTGCATTGATGTGAAAGGTCAGCGCCTGGGAGAAGCCAAACAGGCCTA
This window of the Janthinobacterium agaricidamnosum genome carries:
- a CDS encoding glycosyltransferase family 4 protein encodes the protein MNILLINHYAGNPHYGMEYRPYYLAREWVRQGHNVTIVGADFSHLRRTNPVVDRALAREEVDGIEYRWLRSPKYDGNGSGRVLNMFSFVAQMLFYGRRIGKLVKPDLVIASSTYPLDIFPAKRIAAQCGAKLCFEVHDLWPLSPIELGGMSPRHPFIMLLQYAENWAYRTADKVVSMLPKALEHMMAHGMAREKFAYVPNGIDVDEWRAPEQAPNLPVLEQIDALKRGGARVVGYAGSHGPANAMDNVLLAARLLADRPVVFVLVGDGSEKRKLLAMKTEFKLDNVHFFDPVPKQSIPALLEKMDVVFIGSQRVPIYRFGVSPNKMMDYMMAAKPIIQAIESGNDPVGEAGCGLTISPGDPAALVHAIESLLALSDEERADMGQKGRRFVLENHTYPVLAQRFIDACR
- a CDS encoding PIG-L deacetylase family protein, encoding MADIHRVKTLLVLAPHTDDGEFGCGGTIAKYVSEGWRAVYVAFSAAEQSVLPHLPRDILRKEVKEATLVLGIAPEDCIVLDFEVRKFPEQRQAILDEMVKLNRELQPDLVFLPSPNDTHQDHHVIAHEGFRAFKRTTMLGYEVPWNNLDFRTSCFVHLSEQDVGKKVESLARYQSQAHRVYASAEVVKSQAVFRGTQIGTQYAESFEVIRWIIA
- a CDS encoding sugar transferase; this translates as MIKRIFDVIAALCGLLLLAPLLVLIAVWVKLDSAGPVFFRQERVGQHGVLFRIFKFRTMTVGTEAQGQITVGRDARITGVGHRLRHYKLDELPQLLNVLIGDMSLVGPRPEVPKYVALYTSTQRELVLSVKPGITDLASITYRDENRLLGESADPERTYIEEVMPVKLRFYEEYVRQRSLALDVRIIFMTIGKLIR
- a CDS encoding lipopolysaccharide biosynthesis protein, coding for MKLQRQLGLALLIQGFGVVATFLVSVVVSRRFGPEGQGYFSTYRSWIDLISVLGLFGFSQALTFHINAGRISARRAAGLIVHYGLALAALLLLLGAFGGNYLAQATALSLRDVWLMCACALAMVLHGLFRAVALSNSSPLLFNLITASPGLICLPLIFFLGIGNDFTILPQLLMWSFVCAALCASAEVGRTAGFDLRGGGALGADCRILMKEGAWSFIPAITTTIVPALTFWMLARAAGSHTEAGYFGMSLLFLNAMVTALNMVAPVLYNHWSKKGNGAVAQAEYEKLALGCSLLGILALPLGWLALPPMISMVFGAGFAPAGASALCFIGASFFWLHNRILPPMLMAQGHHQSVAYANIVRSVFIVLAILVLRPTSARDIALCWVAGEVCCFAYMAYCLKNIFSCSYGRLIGFPSALHT
- a CDS encoding DegT/DnrJ/EryC1/StrS family aminotransferase — protein: MTTEQKFLPFALPEIGDDEIAAVVECLRSGWVTTGPKTKQFEQDFAAYIGDGVEAIAVNSATAGLHLALEALGVGPGDEVIVPTMTFTATAEVVRYMGADPVFVDTDPVTLNLSLEAIRAAITPRTKVIMPVHYAGLACDMDAILALAREHKLRVVEDAAHAFPTRYKGRLIGTLDSDVTVFSFYANKTMTTGEGGMVVTRDADIATRIKMMRIHGISRDAFDRFVSKTPAWAYEVVAPGYKYNLTDIASAMGIHQLRKINAFSARRQQLARRYFEGLADLPLLLPAEAADGGEHAWHLYVVRLTSAAPIGRNELIQKLSDHGIGTSVHYIPLHRHPYWRDTYHLAPEQFPEAEAAYHAMVSLPLYTAMTDEDQERVIRTLRELLC
- a CDS encoding UDP-3-O-(3-hydroxymyristoyl)glucosamine N-acyltransferase, producing the protein MDNRLNRPATAAWLASALGRTLHGSDLPIMEIRSVDHVTEGALVFSKADRELGSVACTVIGPLSMARDGLALIESDNPRLDFALALRLLQVKIGFCEHTEPPRIHPSVRVGRNTVIGNGVEIGEGTEIYHNVVIADGVRIGRNCLIKSCAVIGEEGYGFESDASGRPIRIPHLGSVIIGDDVEVGSLTTVCRGTIGNTVLMDGCKIDDHVHIAHNVEVGADAMVIACAEVSGSVVIGAGAWIAPNASILEKRKIGPGAVVGLGAVVVKDVEAGITVAGNPARPLIKKSP
- a CDS encoding glycosyltransferase, with protein sequence MKIAILGPANSIHVSRWCNALAQQDIEVHLVTQHDFDVHQYSDRVRVHLLPYRGGKGYFLNRRALGKVLAEMSPDLLNCHYASGYGTLMAGVWRGPSLLSVWGADVYEFPYESRFKMWLIKRNLRAAGRIASTSHVMAEQTRSLCPELAPIFVTPFGIDTARFVPVPRAADGRLVIGTVKTMAKKYGIDILIHGYALLRQRLQDEKADDLLGRLELLLVGGGGETAVLQALVAQLGLEASVTFAGQVDHTAVPDWLNRLDIYVAASRNDSESFGVAILEASSCALPVVVSRMGGLPEVVAENETGLIIPNENPQALADALYLLVQDSALRNRLGVAGRARVCQQFSWDHCVTLMRDAYRQTVAA